AAAGGCGAGGAGCGGCAGGCCTGAGGGGAAAAGGAAGATGAGGACCCCGCTCGCAAGGGTCAACAGAAGGCCGGCACGAACGAGCGGGACGCGGCCGATACGGTCGCTTGCTATTCCCGCGGGGAGCACCGTGATGAACGCGCCCAAAAAGTATGCGGAGTAGACTGCACCCTGAACGGCCGCCCCCTCGCCGAAATCGGGGAGCACCGGGACGACGGCGTTTGAGAGCGCCATCACCACGAATACTCCCAGGAGGACCGTCAGTTTCTGCAGCATCTAGATCATGCGGTAGGTCTCGAGGTTCAGGGGGGAGTGGGTCTCGATGCGGTGCCGCTTGTAGATCGAGCTCGCAAGGTCGATCGTCTTGTTCTCGTCGCCGTGGATGGTGAAGATCTTCTCCGGGCGCGGCTGGAGGTGAGCGACGTAGCTCATCAGCTGCTTCCGATCAGAATGGCCGGAGAACCCGTCGCTCGTCGCGATCTCAAGGTTGATCACGATCGTCTCGCGCCAGCCGAGCGGGATCTCGCGCCATCCCTTCTGGATACGCCGGCCGAGCGTCCCTTCCGCCTGGTAGCCGACGAAAACGAGCGCGTTGCGCTCGTCGGGGCCGAGGGCCTTGAGGTACTCCATCACCGGCCCGCCGTTCAGCATACCGCTCGTCGTGATGATGACGCAGGGGTCGCCCGAGATCACCTTCTCGCGGAGGTCCGGCGAGTCCACCTGGACGAACGCCTCGGAGAGGAAGGGGTTCAAGCCCTCGCGGAAGATCTGGTTCCGGAGATCGCTGTTGAGATACTCCGGGTAGGTCGTGTGAATCGCCGTCGCTTCCTTGATCATGCCGTCGAGGTAGATCTTCACCGGCGGGATCTTCTGCCGGCGGATACCCTCCTCGAGGGCGAGCATGACCTCCTGCGACCGGCCGACGGAGAACGCGGGGATGATCACCTTGCCGCCGCGCTGGATCGTCGCCGAGACCGTCTCGTAGAGTTTATCCTCGGCGTCTTTCCTCTGGGGCTGCATGTCGTTCGACCCGCCGTAGGTGCTCTCCATGAAGAGCGCCTCAAGGCGCGGGAAGGACGATACCGCGGGAGAGAAGAGCCTCGTCTTCTGGTAGTTGAAGTCCCCGGTGAACGCGATGTTGTAGAGCCCTTCCCCGATGTGGAAGTGCGCGATGGCCGACCCGAGGATATGCCCCGCGTTGTGGAAGGTGAGTTTGACGTCGGGAGCGATATCGGTCACGCTGCCGTAATTGAGCGTGATGGAGTGCTTCATGTAGGCCTTCACCTCGTTTGAGGTGTAGGGGATCTTGTCCGTCTCCTTCCGGACGACGTCCAGGTAGTCGAGCTGGAGCATCGCCGAGAGGTCTCTCGTCGGGGGAGTCGAGTAGACAGGCCCATCGTAGCCGTACTTGAAGAGGAGCGGGACGAGAGCGCAGTGATCGAGGTGCGCGTGGGTGAGCACCACCGCGTCGAGCGAGTCGAGAGGATAGATCTCGGGCACGTAGAGGTAGGGCGTCCCGTTCGTGGTGCTGCCCGGTTTCTCCCCGCAGTCCAGCAGGATCTTGCTCTCCGGTGTCGAGATCAGGAACGCAGCACGGCCGACCTCCCGGCAGCAGCCGAGCGTCGTGACCCGCAGCCACTGGTCTTTGCTCGTGACCTCCCGGTGGATGCGGCGGCCGATCGTCCGCAGGAACGCTTTGCGCTCGTCCTTCACCGACCGGAGGTAGGTGCGGACCTGCTTCACCGTCGAACTCTCGATGGGCGGCGTCCGGACTACTTTCGGCGTCCAGCCGATCTGCTTCGTGATCTCGCGGAGCGTTATCCCATTCTTTCCGATGACCACGCCGGGCTTCTCCGCCTCGATCAGGACCTCGCCCGTCTCCGGGTCGAAGAAGAGGTCGGAGATCCCCGCGCCCTCCGGTACGACGGCCCTGATCTCCAGGGCCGCCCGTTCGGGGTCCTCGAGGATATTCGGGCGCACGACGATGCGTTTCCGGAGATCGCGTGCCAGTATCTTGATCAGGTCCGCCTGGTCGGCAAACAGTTTCGGATCATCGGTATAGATCACGAGCTCGGGCCCCTCAAACTCAACGTCCGAGATCGTGATCCCGCTGGGAACAATCTTATTGATCTGCTCCTTTAATTCCCGAAGTTTCTCTTCAATCACCATTAAAATCGTCCTAAAAAATGTTAGGTTGTCGGGCGGGCTGCAGAGGGTCTCTGCAACCCGCGCTCTATGTGTTCTTCGTATTTGTCTTTCGTTATGACGACCACCATGATGTCCTCCCCGGATGCGGAGTCACGGCGCATCGCCGACCGGACGGCGCGAACGGCAAGATCCTTCGCCTCGTCCTCCTTCATGTCGGCACGGTACTGGTCCTCGAGCACGCCGTAGGCGAACGGAGAGCCGGAGCCCGTAGCGACGATATCCTCTTCCTTGGTCGCCCCGCCCATGGCGTCGACGGAGTAGACGCTCGGTCCCTCCTCATCGAATCCGCCCATCAGGAGCTGGACATAGTAGGGATAGTAGCGGTTCTGGTTCAAGTAGTTCGAGAGCAGGGTCGACGCGGCACCGACAGACATGGTCTTGCCGCGGCGCATCTCAAAGAGGTTGCACTCGACCTGCAGGATCCGGACCAGCTGCTGCGCATCGCCGACGCCGCCGGCAGTGGTGAGACCGATCCTCGGCGTGATCTGGTAGATCTTCTTGGCGCGCTTGCTTGCGATGAGGTTTCCCATCGTCGCCCGCATCTCCGTCGCAAGGACGACCCCACCTTCAAAGATCAGCCCTACCGTGGTTGTACCTTTCATAACCTGTTGGGAAATATCCATTGAAGCACCCCTAAAACCATTAAAACGCTTTACTTCGCGTAGAAGCGGTTAAGCGTATAGCGATACCATAAAACATAAATTTATCGTCGTACCGGCTTCCGGCACGACATGATGAGCATCTGTATATTATATGAATGTTGCCCCTTAACTCTTTCGTAAGCCCTGCTGCTGGTCAGGCAGCAGGACTTTGATCAGTTCCCGGTCAAAGAGCATCGCGATGAGCCGCTTGTTCCCATTGACCACCGGGAGCTGGTCGACCCGGGCCCGCCGCATCTTCAGGGCGCACTCGCCGACCTCCGCGTTGATGGGAACAGCGAGGA
This portion of the Methanoculleus caldifontis genome encodes:
- a CDS encoding beta-CASP ribonuclease aCPSF1; amino-acid sequence: MVIEEKLRELKEQINKIVPSGITISDVEFEGPELVIYTDDPKLFADQADLIKILARDLRKRIVVRPNILEDPERAALEIRAVVPEGAGISDLFFDPETGEVLIEAEKPGVVIGKNGITLREITKQIGWTPKVVRTPPIESSTVKQVRTYLRSVKDERKAFLRTIGRRIHREVTSKDQWLRVTTLGCCREVGRAAFLISTPESKILLDCGEKPGSTTNGTPYLYVPEIYPLDSLDAVVLTHAHLDHCALVPLLFKYGYDGPVYSTPPTRDLSAMLQLDYLDVVRKETDKIPYTSNEVKAYMKHSITLNYGSVTDIAPDVKLTFHNAGHILGSAIAHFHIGEGLYNIAFTGDFNYQKTRLFSPAVSSFPRLEALFMESTYGGSNDMQPQRKDAEDKLYETVSATIQRGGKVIIPAFSVGRSQEVMLALEEGIRRQKIPPVKIYLDGMIKEATAIHTTYPEYLNSDLRNQIFREGLNPFLSEAFVQVDSPDLREKVISGDPCVIITTSGMLNGGPVMEYLKALGPDERNALVFVGYQAEGTLGRRIQKGWREIPLGWRETIVINLEIATSDGFSGHSDRKQLMSYVAHLQPRPEKIFTIHGDENKTIDLASSIYKRHRIETHSPLNLETYRMI
- the psmB gene encoding archaeal proteasome endopeptidase complex subunit beta; protein product: MKGTTTVGLIFEGGVVLATEMRATMGNLIASKRAKKIYQITPRIGLTTAGGVGDAQQLVRILQVECNLFEMRRGKTMSVGAASTLLSNYLNQNRYYPYYVQLLMGGFDEEGPSVYSVDAMGGATKEEDIVATGSGSPFAYGVLEDQYRADMKEDEAKDLAVRAVRSAMRRDSASGEDIMVVVITKDKYEEHIERGLQRPSAARPTT